A genomic stretch from Setaria viridis chromosome 1, Setaria_viridis_v4.0, whole genome shotgun sequence includes:
- the LOC117833928 gene encoding uncharacterized protein yields MGEKHAPDAAAAAGDQDDGQAAAAAALDGVQYCSEHPYRPGSAAAAAAVAGGGICAFCLQEKLGRLVSSSKSSPFFPLGGHPPPSGSPSSPPSFRRAAEPPPPLHPSAASRKFMSFHRKKTPSSSSSSSSSASAALSAGGGGLKRSKSVAPRPEEQFPYSSSASSLAAESPRKKSFWSFLYLSSSPAYAHQAAASAPYAASGGAAAARRKSVSVASAAWASRANNSGAQDQQQPPGGATAASSTLGRTLEAIGEPESPSQSQVSSSSSFGRKVARSRSVGCGSRSFSGDFLERLSNGFGDCTLRRVESHREPKPHKMRGGGGGGGLGHRGGGGGGGLGHRGGASADDDDDEDDEYEHQHRIKCAGFFGGLGPASSSYWLSAAEGVAGGVSSGTRKSGGRSHRSWAWALASPMRAFRPTTTSTSTKTITVVPPSHVTSNGNTSASALSISSPTPPSSEAAAAPMATVTAAN; encoded by the coding sequence ATGGGGGAGAAGCATGcgccggacgcggcggcggcggcgggggaccaGGACGACGGCcaggctgctgcggcggcggcgctggacggCGTCCAGTACTGCAGCGAGCACCCCTACCGCCCcgggagcgccgcggcggcggcggcggtcgccggcgGGGGGATATGCGCCTTCTGCCTGCAGGAGAAGCTGGGACGCCTCGTGTCATCCTCCAAGTCCAGCCCCTTCTTCCCGCTCGGTGGCCACCCGCCGCCCTCGGGGTCCCCTTCGTCGCCCCCGTccttccgccgcgccgccgagcccccgccgccgctccacccgTCCGCCGCCTCGCGCAAGTTCATGTCTTTCCACCGGAAGAAgacgccctcctcctcgtcgtcgtcgtcatcctccgcctccgcggcgctctccgcggggggcggcgggctgAAGCGGAGCAAGTCCGTGGCGCCCAGGCCCGAGGAGCAGTTCCCCtactcgtcgtcggcgtcgtcgctGGCGGCCgagagcccgcggaagaagagcTTCTGGTCCTTCCTCTACCTTTCGTCCTCGCCCGCGTACGCGCACCAGGCCGCGGCATCCGCGCCGTACGCCGCCagcgggggcgccgccgccgcgaggaggAAGTCGGTGTCCGTGGCGTCGGCCGCGTGGGCGTCCAGGGCTAACAACTCTGGCGCGCaggaccagcagcagccgcccggcggcgcgacggcggcgtcatCCACTCTTGGGCGGACGCTGGAGGCCATCGGCGAGCCCGAGAGCCCCAGCCAGAGCCAGgtgtcgtcgtcctcgtccttcGGCCGGAAGGTGGCACGCTCGCGCTCAGTGGGCTGCGGCAGCCGCAGCTTCTCCGGCGACTTCCTGGAGCGCCTCTCCAACGGCTTCGGCGACTGCACGCTCCGGCGCGTGGAGTCCCACCGCGAGCCCAAACCCCACAagatgcgcggcggcggcggcggcggaggcctcggccaccgcggcggcggcggcggcggaggcctcggccaccgcggcggcgccagcgcggacgacgatgatgacgaggacgacgagtaCGAGCACCAGCACCGGATCAAGTGCGCGGGGTTCTTCGGCGGCCTGGGCCCCGCGTCGTCCTCCTACTGGCTCTCCGCGGCCGAGGGCGTCGCTGGCGGCGTCAGCAGCGGCACGAGGAAGTCCGGCGGCCGGAGCCACCGGAGCTGGGCGTGGGCGCTGGCGAGCCCCATGAGGGCGTTCcggccgacgacgacctcgACCTCCACGAAGACCATCACCGTCGTGCCGCCCAGCCACGTGACCAGCAACGGCAACACCTCGGCGTCGGCATTGTCCATAtcgtccccgacgccgccgtcctcagaggcagcagcagctccaatGGCGACGGTGACGGCCGCGAATTGA